The DNA window CAGCGACTGGGAGGCGGCGGCCGTCTCCGCGGCGGCACGGACCACCTCGGGCTGGCTGCCGCCGAGCTGAGCAGTCATCGCTGCATCGAGCACGGCATGTCCCAGCGAGAGTCCCGTCTGTGCCGAGTCCACGACGCTCACCGGAATACGACTGTCCTCAGCGGCCAGTCGGGCGGCCTCCACCGTTCCGGAGAGCTTCCCGGAGAGGTGGATGGACACGATGCCGGCATATCCCTGGTCGGCCAGACGGTGATAATTCTCGGACAGCCGTCCGGGCGAGGGCCGTGAGGTGCGCACGGGAGTCCCCTGAGCCACCGCCAGCGCCAGATCCCGGTCCAGCTCGGCTGAGGCACCAGCATAGATCTGAGCATCCTGAGGGGCCGTCTCGATCATCACCGGGATGGGGACACTGGTGATGTTGGCCCCCACCTGGCCCATGCGGATCCGGCCCTCAGCGTCTGTGGGCAGCGAGCAGGAGGAGTCGGTGACCACCGCGATCCGACCGCGGCGCCGCCTGAGGCTGGGCCTGCGCCCGGGGAAGCGGGAGCGCCGGGCATAGAGCTCTTCCTCAGAGGCCCGGGCCCACTCCTGCACCGCATGTTCCATAGGAAGGGTCAGCCGGTCACCACGTTGATCAGCTTGGGCTCTCGGACGATGACCTTGCGCACGCCGCCGCCCTCTTCGATGTACTTCTGGATCTTGGGCAGCGCCAGCGCCTGCTCCTCCAGCTCCTCGGCGGAGATGTCGGCAGGGACGTCGAGCTTGTCGCGCAGCTTGCCCTTCACCTGCACCACGGCGGTCACCGTGTTCTCGACCAGCAGCGATTCATCCACCGACGGCCAGGAGGAGTTGGCCACAGAGGGCTCATGTCCCAGCAGCGCCCACATGTCCTCTGCGGTGTAGGGAGCCACCAGCGACAGGAGCTGAGCGGTGACCTCCGTCGCCTCCCGCACGGCAGGATCCGCCGCGCCGGCACCGGAGTCGATCTCCTTGCGTGCGGCGTTGACCAGCTCCATGACCCGGGCGACGACGACGTTGAACTTCTGATCCTCGATCAGCTGCTCAGAGTCGGCGATGGTCCGATGGGTCAGGGATCGCAGCCCGGAGGCGCCGCCGGCAGGGTCGGTGCCTGCGGCGGAGTCGACGTCCTGGGCCAGGCGCCAGGCGCGGGCCAAGAACTTCGCCGAACCCGAGGGCGAGACATCGGCCCAGTCCACGTCGTCCTCCGGCGGGGAGGCGAAGACCATGGTGAGCCGCACGGCGTCGACGCCGAAGGCATCCAGCTGCTCGCCGAGGTTGACGCCGTTGCCCAGCGACTTGGACATGGCTTTGCCGCCGTTGAGCACCTGTCCCTGGTTGAGCAGGGCGGAGAAGGGCTCGGTGAAGTTCACCAGGCCCAGGTCATAGAGGACCTTGGTGAAGAAGCGCGAGTAGAGCAGGTGCAGGATGGCATGCTCGACGCCGCCGACGTACTGATCCACCGGAAGCCACCGGTTGACCTCCTCGGTGGGGAAGACGGAGTCGTCATCCTGCGGGGCGATGTACCGCAGGTAGTACCAGGAGGAGTCCACGAAGGTGTCCATCGTGTCGGTGTCCCGGGTCGCAGGCTCGCCGCACGAGGGGCACTCCACGTTCACCCAGTCTTCAGCCCCGGCCAGCGGGGACTTGCCCTTCGGGGAGAGCTGCTCGCCGCGCATGTCGCTGGGAAGCCGCACCGGCAGCTGATCCTCCGGCACCGGAACCTCACCGCAGCTGGGGCAGTGGATGATCGGAATGGGCGCGCCCCAGAACCGCTGGCGGGAGAGCAGCCAGTCGCGCAGCCGATAGTTGACCTCGGCCTCGCCCAGGCTCTTCCCACCGAGCACCTCGATGGACTTGGCGATGGCCTCGTCCTTGCTCAGACCGTCCCAGGCCGGGGAGTTGATCAGCCGGCCTTCGCCGGCCGCCGCCACACCGGAGGCGACCGGATCCTCATCCTCAGTCTCGACGACCACCGTGACCGGCAGGTCCATGGCCAGCGCGAACTCCAGGTCACGCTGATCGTGGGCCGGCACACCCATGACGGCTCCGGTGCCGTAGTCGGCCAGGACATAGTCGGAGGCCCAGACGGGCAGCCTCTCACCGGTCAGCGGGTGCAGGGCATAGCGTCCCAGGAAGACTCCGGTGCGCTCACGGTCGGCGGACTGGCGCTCGATGTCGGAGACGCTGCCCAGCGCCGCGCGGTACTCCTCCAGCTCGGCCCGGCGGTCCTGCGTCACCAATTCCTCGGCGAGCTGGGCATCTGCGGCGACGACCATGAAGGTCACCCCATAGAGGGTGTCAGGCCGTGTGGTGAAGACAGAGATGTCCTTCTGCGGAGCATCAGCGGCCGCCTCGATGATGTAGTTCACCGAAGCGCCGGTGGAGCGGCCGATCCAGTTGCGCTGCATGGCGAGCACACGCTCGGGCCAGGCACCCTTGAGCTGCTCCATGTCATCGAGGAGACGGTCCGCATAATCGGTGATCTTGAAGTACCACTGGTTCAGGGCCTTCTTGGTCACAGGGGTCTTGCACCGCTCACAGGCACCGTCGACGACCTGCTCGTTGGCCAGCACGGTCTGGTCCTTGGGGCACCAGTTGACCGGCGAGTCCTTCCGATAGGCCAGACCCTGCCGATAGAACTGCAGGAAGAGCCACTGGGTCCAGCGGTAGTAGCGCTCATCGGAGGTGTGCAGGCGGCGGGTCCAGTCGGCGCTGATCGCGTAGCGCTTGAAGCTGGCGGCCTGGGTCTCGATGTTGGCGTAGGTCCACTCTGCCGGGTGCGCATCGTTCTTGATGGCGGCGTTCTCCGCGGGCAGGCCGAAGGAGTCCCACCCGATCGGATGCAGCACGTTATAGCCGCGCAGTCGCGCATACCGGGCCGGCACATCACCGATGGCGAAGGCCTCCGCATGGCCCATGTGGAGGTCCCCCGAGGGATAGGGGAACATGTCCATCACGTACTTCTTCTCGCGGGTGTCCTCCGGATCTACGACGAAGGTTCCGGCTTCCTCCCAGTACGGCTGCCAGCGCGCCTCGATCTCCTGGAAGTCATACTGCTTCTTGTCGTTCACTGAAAGGGCACCTCGTAGTCGTGATGTCGGTGGTCGTGATGTCGTCGGATGCGGGCTTGGGACCCGACACAGTCTAATCCCTCTTCGCATTGTTCCTATGCTGGGGACGTGATGTTTTCGTGGACGGACCACCCCAGCCGCACCGGTGAGCGCCGCACCGTCGAGGTGACGCTTCCCCAAGGCTCCGCCGAGCTCGTGCTGCGCCGCTATGCGCCCACCCTGAGGGACGACGACACCCCGGGCCCCACGGTCCGTCCGCGGCTTCTGCTCATCCACGGGTTCCGCGGGGACCACCACGGGATGCAGCTGATCGTCGACGCTCTGCCCGACTATGAGATCTTCGTCCCGGACCTGCCCGGGTTCGGCGAGACCCCTGCGCTGCGCTCAGCCCGCGGGCGGAGGCTGGAGCACACGGTTCAGCGCTACGCCGAGGTGGTGGAGGCCCTGGCACAGAGCCTTCGTCTGGGCGCCACCGACGTGGTGGCCGGGCATTCCTTCGGCAGCATCGTGGTCTCGGCTCATCTGCACCGTGCGGCCACAGGCTCCGACCGCGCAGAGGGTTCCCGCCGTTGGGCCGGGGCCGCGCTCCTGGCACCGATCAGCGATGACATCTTCCGGCGGCCCGCGCTGCTGCCCGGCGCGCTCGGCGTCGAGCTCTACTACCGGCTCTGTCAGGTGCTTCCAGGTGGCAGCGGCGACTGGGCGCTGCGATCTCCTGCGGCTCTGGCGGTGACGAACCTGACCATGATGGTCAGCCCTGAACCGGATCTTCAGGACTACATCCGGGACCAGCACCGCCGCTACTTCGGCGCCTATTCAGACCGCCGCACGGTGCTGGAGGCGTACCGCGCCTCCAGCCGACACACCGTCACCGACTATGCGCCCTGGTTGGATCTGCCGGTGCTGCTGCTCAACGGTTCCCGGGATCAGCTGAGCACAGTGGCCGGTCGACGCGCCCTGCGCGATGCTGTTCCAGGCCCCAGAGGCCAGGGACCACAGTGGGAGCTCCTGCGCGGCACAGGCCACCTGCTCCACTATGAGAAGCCCGCTCAGACCGGTCGAGCGGTGCGGCGCTTCCTGCACAGCCTCTGAGGTCCGGCGCAGCGCCGCTGAGGGTTCAGATCTGCAGGGCCTCCAGGTCGTCGACGGCGATCCTCAGCCCACGCTGGCTCGGCGTCCGACCGGCCGGCTGAGCACTGTGCGTGCGCCGAATGCGACGGATCTCGCCCACGAGCGCTTCGGCCTGGGCATACCCGAAGAACAGCAGATAGCGGTGCCGGCCGTCCTCCATATGGGTCGGCCCGATCCAGTCCACCCCCTCCGGCAGCTGAACCTGGCGGATGAACGCCTCGGCCTCCGCCTGCTCTCCCGTCAGGCTCAGCATGCGAGTGGCCGGAGGGAGTCCCAGCTCCCACCGGTTATAGAGCTCTCGACGGGCGTAACCCACAGGATCCCAGCGCACCAGCGCAGCGGTCAGCTCCTCCATGTCCGCGGTGACCACCACCGTCCCGGACTCCTCAGGGGTGCCGCGGTGGGGACGCACCAGCGAAGCCGCACGGAACCATCGGTCGAGCACCTGGCGCGGCACGTCCAGGCCCTCCCGCGAGAGCTGAGAGTCCCCGTCCAACAGCAGCGCCGCCGTGTAGCCCTCCGGAGCCACAGGCTCGACCCCAGGGGTGCTCACCACCACGGCCGGGTCCCGGCCGACGAGAGTCACCGGGTGATCTGCGGTCGAGGAGATCACCGGAGTGTTCGGGAAGGCCCGGCCCAGCTCCTGAGCAGTACGGTCGGCACCGCGGGAGCCCGCGCGGAACCCAGCATGCCCGCACTCGGCGCAGCGATGGCCCCGATGGTGCAGCCCGCACCAGCGGCAGCGCAGCGTCCCCGACTGACCATGGTGCGGCGGCGCGGCCAACGGACCATGGCAGCTCGGGCACTGTTGCCGACTGCGGCACCGCTCGCAGATCACCGCCGGGACGAAGCCGCTGCGAGCCACCTGGATGAGCACCGGCCCCTGCTGCAGGCCCTCACGCGCCGCGCGGTAGGCCGCCGCCGGCAGCCGCGCCTGACGAGAGGCAGGTTCCCTCTCCTGCTGATAGGAGTCGGCGGTGGAGACCATCCGCGGCGAGGCCTCGCGGCGAACTTCCCGGGACGGCGCGAGGTCCTCGAGCCACCCCCGCTCCACCAGCCGTTGGACCTCCAGGCTGCGAGAGGTGGAGAGGAACAGGAGAGAAGAGCCTGTGAGCACGGTCCGCAGCAGCGCCACCTCACGCACGTGGTGATAGGGGGCTCGCGACTCAGCGTGGGTGTGCTCGGCGTCGTCCAGCACGATCAGCAGCCGCGGGGCGGGAACGGGGGCGAAGATCGCCGAGCGCGTACCCACTGCGATCTGCGCCTGCCCGTAGCGCAGACGCAGGAAGGATCGGTAGCGCGGCGTCGGGCCCATCTCTGCACTGAGCCGCGCCACCCTGTCGCCGAACTCCGCCTCGAGCAGCTCGGCGGCACGGTCCACATCACGCTGGTCCGGAAGGACGACGACGGCGTCCCCACCGGTCTCATAGCAGCGGCGCACCGCCTCGAGGATCTTCTGCGGCCACCCCTGAGGCCCGAAGGACTTCAGGGCCAGATCGGCCTGACGCGGCCCGGGCTCCTCAGCGGCGGGCACAGGCTCAGGAACCGGGAGGTCTTCGAACTCCTTCTCGACGCGCGCCACACGCGAGGGCACAGCGGCCCGGAGGACATCAGAGGTGACCCCGGCTCCCCGGGTGGCCACCTTCTCCGCGAGCTCCTGCACTTCGGGTGAGACGACCGGCAGCGCCGAGACGACCTTGGTGATCAGCGAGAGCCGGGAGGAGGTCTCCGGCCTCTGCCGGCGGCTGAGCACATAGCCGGACATCTCTCGGCCGGAGAAGCGCACCTTCACGCGGCAGCCCGGTACGACCTTCTCGTCCAGATCGATGGGCACCGCATAGTCGAAGGCACGGTCCAGATGCGGCACCGGCGACTCGATCAGCACCTGGGCGATGGGCAGGTGCTCCGCCGATCCGGCAGGCAGCTTCTGCGGAGGCGGCGGGGCCAACGCATCGAGCAGCGCAGGCTGCTGAGCTGGATCTGGGGTTCCTGCACCGGACATAGTCCGATCGTATCGGTCCGCAGCGACATGGAGGCGCGCCTCACAGGTGCTCCTCACTGGTCATCTCGACTGGCCTGCCGCAGCTCTCGACGCCAGCTCTCGACAGCTTCCAGCTCGTTGAAGGTGAAGATGTGGAATCCGGTGATCAAGGTCCGTGACTGGCCGAGCTCACGGACCAGGCCGCGGATCAGTCGGGTGGGCCTATAGCCTGAGGGGCTGAAGAACTTCCAGAACATGTTCTGCTGCTTCTTCAGGAAGTTCGCCGACTGCCCCAGACCCAGCGACGCCGAGATGCGCATCAGCTTCGGACGGCTCACCGGGCCCGGCATGCCTGTGAAGACAGGAAGCTCCACACCTTCGGAGCGGATGCGTTCGCCCCATCGGATGAGCGTCTCCGGACTGAAGCAGATCTGAGTGAGGACACGATCGGCGTAGGGGGCTTTGTCGCGAAGGGCTTGATCGATGGCCTCGTCTGGGAAGAAGGCATGGCCTTCTGGGTACCCCCCGATCCCGATGTCCCTCAAGTGGTGCCCACGCGTCTGCAGTGCCTTCAGCAGATCCACAGCCTGGTGGAACTCCCCGGCAGGCTCCTCGGCATCACCGCCGATGACGACGAGCCGGTCGATCCCGGCAGACTCCAGACGACTCACGATCTCGTCCAGCTCGCCGGGTCCGGACACCATCCGCGCCGGGATATGTGGGGCGACGCTGTAGCCCTGGCGGACCAGAGTCTCGCTGAGGGTGAGCGTGGGGTCCAGCCCCTTGTCGCCGGTGGCGGTGATGGTCAGCGGCACCTCGGTCGGCACCGCGCCCAGCACCTTCTCCTCAGCCGTCTTGAACGGCACGACCTCGTATCCGATGTTCTCCACGAGTCCACGAAGCACTGCGCGCTCGGCGTCGTTGCGGGCAAGGGGGCTGCGGGAGGAGAAGCGTGGCATGGATACCCTCCTGGGCGGTCGATGTCCATACGGCAGACTACGGCCGCCGTCCTCCCCCACATCCTGTCACTGGTGGACGACGACGTCAGGGTGATCAACGTCTTGCGGCCCATCGTGGTCCATCGAGACTCCTCGGACGCGCTCAGGCGTCGAAGAAGCTGCGCAGCGCCTCCACTCGGTCCAGCCGCTCCCAGGGGAAGGATTGGCCTTCTCGGCCGAAGTGACCGTTCTTCGCCGTCTCTCGGTAGATGGGGCGCTTCAGATCCAGGTCCTCGATGATGCCCAGCGGGCGCAGGTCGAAGACTTCCCGGATCGCAGCCGCGATCTGCACCGGGTCCACCTTCTCCGTGCCGAAGGTCTCCACGTAGACACCCACGGGGTGGGCGCGGCCGATGGCGTAGGCGATCTGGATCTCGGCCCGATCGGCCAGTCCGGCGGCGACCACGTTCTTCGCGACCCAGCGCATGGCGTAGGCGGCGGAGCGGTCCACCTTGGAGGGGTCCTTGCCGGAGAAGGCGCCGCCGCCGTGCCGAGCGTAGCCGCCGTAGGTGTCCACGATGATCTTGCGGCCGGTCAGGCCGGCGTCGCCCACCGGTCCTCCGACCACGAAGGGGCCGGAGGGGTTGATGATCTCATGGTGCGATGCGGCGTCCAGGCCCGAGGCCTCGATCACCGGTGCGATGACGTGGGAGGAGATGTCCGCCTGCAGCTGCTCCTGTGTCACCAGGTCCTCGTGCTGGGTCGAGACCACCACAGTGTCCAGAGCCACAGGCCGCGCGCCGTCGTAGCCGATGGTGACCTGGGTCTTGCCGTCGGGGCGCAGGTACTCCAACCCGCCCTTCTGCCTCACCTGGGTCAGCTGGGCGGAGAGCCGGTGCGCCAACGCGATGGAGGTGGGCATATAGGTGTCGGTCTCATTGGTGGCATAGCCGAACATGATGCCCTGGTCGCCTGCACCCTGTGCATCGCGGGGATCCTGGGCGCCGCCGCGAGCCTCCAGCGAGTTGAACACCCCTCCAGCGATGTCCGGGGACTGTTGGCCGATGCTGACCGAGACGCCCACTCGGGCGCCGTCGAAGCCGTTGGCCGAGGAGTCATAGCCGATGTCCAGCAGCGTGTTCCGCACGATCTGCGGGATCTCCACATAGCCGGAGGTGGTGACTTCACCGACCACATGCACCAGTCCGGTGGTGGTCAGCGTCTCAACAGCGACGCGGGAGTCCGGGTCGGCCGCCAGCATGGCGTCCAAGATGGCGTCAGAGATCTGGTCGCAGATCTTGTCCGGATGGCCGATCGTCACCGACTCCGAAGAGAACAGGCGCAGAGAATCAGAAGGGGTCACCGGATCATCCTATCGCTGGAGCATCTGCGGACTCATCCGGAGTGTCATATGGGGACGCAGTCGCTCCGCGGTTTCCCCTGAGACGAGGGCCTGGGAGCGGAGGAGGGCTCAGAGCTGCTGGGTCGCTTCCAGCAGCTGGGCGGCACGGGCGACGACGGCGGAGGCCGCTTCCTGCTTGGACCCGGTGACGTGCACCGGCTCGGCTTCTCCGAGCACTCCCTGGGCACCGAAGGAGGCCAGAATGTGCACTTCGGTCTGGTCCTGTCCGAAGACGAGGTCCTCTCCGACACGGTTGAAGACCAGAAGCTCGCAGCCCTTGCGCAGCAGCTTCTGCTGAGCGAGATCCAGCGGGTCGGTGCCTTCGTCGCCGGTCTCGGCAGCGAACCCCACGATCACACCGGGGCCGCGGCCGGAGGAGTTCCGTCGCCGCACCAGGTCGGCGAGGATGTCTGGATTGCGTTCCAAGGTGATCACCGGGTTCTCGCCGCCCTCGGACTTCTTGATCTTCGCCTGGGCATATTCGGCCGGGCGGAAGTCGGCGACGGCGGCGGCCATGATGAGCATATCGGCGTGCTCGGCGGCACCCAGCACCGCCTGTTGGAGCTGGTGGGCCGTCTCCACGCTCTGCCGTGTCAGATTGCCCGGCAGCTCAGGGGGGAGCTCGGCGTCGATGATGCCGGTGATCAGCGTGACCTCAGCACCCTGGGCCGCAGCCTCCAGAGCCAGGGCGATGCCCTGCTTCCCCGAAGACCGGTTGCCCAGGTAGCGCACCGGGTCAAGGGGCTCCCGGGTGCCTCCTGCGGTGATGACCACTGTGCGGCCGCTGAGCCGACCGGACGGAGCGGCGTCGGGTTCGCCCTGCGGACGGACATGCCGCTGAACGCCGCCAGCGCTGATCTGGTCCACACGAGCTTTGATGTCCTCAGGCTCCGGCAGGCGTCCGGGCCCGGAATCCGTGCCGGTCAGGCGTCCCACAGCAGGATCCATGACGTGGAGGCCGCGCTGCCGCAGCACGGCGACGTTCTCGACAGTGGCGGGGTTCTGCCACATCTCGGTATGCATGGCGGGCACCAGAAGTGTCCGAGCCTGGGTGGCCAGCAGCGTAGAGGTCAGCAGGTCATCGGCCGTTCCCGCACGGGCCCGAGCGAGCAGATCCGCTGTGGCGGGGGCGACGACCACCAGGTCGGCCTCCTGGCCCAGGCGGACATGCCGGACCTGTTCCACGCCTTCGAACACGGAGGTGGTCACCGGACGGCCGCTGATGGCCTCCCAGGTGGCACGGCCGATGAACTCCAAGGAGGAGGGCGTGGGAATGACATCGACCTGATGCCCATCCTCTCGGAGGAGTCTCAGCAGGTGTACCGCCTTATAGGCGGCGATACCTCCGCTGACCCCGAGAACGATGCGCATCAGGTCGATGTCTTCCGACGATTCGGCGGCTCAGGAAGCC is part of the Nesterenkonia lacusekhoensis genome and encodes:
- a CDS encoding methylenetetrahydrofolate reductase, translated to MPRFSSRSPLARNDAERAVLRGLVENIGYEVVPFKTAEEKVLGAVPTEVPLTITATGDKGLDPTLTLSETLVRQGYSVAPHIPARMVSGPGELDEIVSRLESAGIDRLVVIGGDAEEPAGEFHQAVDLLKALQTRGHHLRDIGIGGYPEGHAFFPDEAIDQALRDKAPYADRVLTQICFSPETLIRWGERIRSEGVELPVFTGMPGPVSRPKLMRISASLGLGQSANFLKKQQNMFWKFFSPSGYRPTRLIRGLVRELGQSRTLITGFHIFTFNELEAVESWRRELRQASRDDQ
- the metK gene encoding methionine adenosyltransferase, with translation MTPSDSLRLFSSESVTIGHPDKICDQISDAILDAMLAADPDSRVAVETLTTTGLVHVVGEVTTSGYVEIPQIVRNTLLDIGYDSSANGFDGARVGVSVSIGQQSPDIAGGVFNSLEARGGAQDPRDAQGAGDQGIMFGYATNETDTYMPTSIALAHRLSAQLTQVRQKGGLEYLRPDGKTQVTIGYDGARPVALDTVVVSTQHEDLVTQEQLQADISSHVIAPVIEASGLDAASHHEIINPSGPFVVGGPVGDAGLTGRKIIVDTYGGYARHGGGAFSGKDPSKVDRSAAYAMRWVAKNVVAAGLADRAEIQIAYAIGRAHPVGVYVETFGTEKVDPVQIAAAIREVFDLRPLGIIEDLDLKRPIYRETAKNGHFGREGQSFPWERLDRVEALRSFFDA
- a CDS encoding alpha/beta fold hydrolase; protein product: MFSWTDHPSRTGERRTVEVTLPQGSAELVLRRYAPTLRDDDTPGPTVRPRLLLIHGFRGDHHGMQLIVDALPDYEIFVPDLPGFGETPALRSARGRRLEHTVQRYAEVVEALAQSLRLGATDVVAGHSFGSIVVSAHLHRAATGSDRAEGSRRWAGAALLAPISDDIFRRPALLPGALGVELYYRLCQVLPGGSGDWALRSPAALAVTNLTMMVSPEPDLQDYIRDQHRRYFGAYSDRRTVLEAYRASSRHTVTDYAPWLDLPVLLLNGSRDQLSTVAGRRALRDAVPGPRGQGPQWELLRGTGHLLHYEKPAQTGRAVRRFLHSL
- the coaBC gene encoding bifunctional phosphopantothenoylcysteine decarboxylase/phosphopantothenate--cysteine ligase CoaBC; this translates as MRIVLGVSGGIAAYKAVHLLRLLREDGHQVDVIPTPSSLEFIGRATWEAISGRPVTTSVFEGVEQVRHVRLGQEADLVVVAPATADLLARARAGTADDLLTSTLLATQARTLLVPAMHTEMWQNPATVENVAVLRQRGLHVMDPAVGRLTGTDSGPGRLPEPEDIKARVDQISAGGVQRHVRPQGEPDAAPSGRLSGRTVVITAGGTREPLDPVRYLGNRSSGKQGIALALEAAAQGAEVTLITGIIDAELPPELPGNLTRQSVETAHQLQQAVLGAAEHADMLIMAAAVADFRPAEYAQAKIKKSEGGENPVITLERNPDILADLVRRRNSSGRGPGVIVGFAAETGDEGTDPLDLAQQKLLRKGCELLVFNRVGEDLVFGQDQTEVHILASFGAQGVLGEAEPVHVTGSKQEAASAVVARAAQLLEATQQL
- the leuS gene encoding leucine--tRNA ligase, giving the protein MNDKKQYDFQEIEARWQPYWEEAGTFVVDPEDTREKKYVMDMFPYPSGDLHMGHAEAFAIGDVPARYARLRGYNVLHPIGWDSFGLPAENAAIKNDAHPAEWTYANIETQAASFKRYAISADWTRRLHTSDERYYRWTQWLFLQFYRQGLAYRKDSPVNWCPKDQTVLANEQVVDGACERCKTPVTKKALNQWYFKITDYADRLLDDMEQLKGAWPERVLAMQRNWIGRSTGASVNYIIEAAADAPQKDISVFTTRPDTLYGVTFMVVAADAQLAEELVTQDRRAELEEYRAALGSVSDIERQSADRERTGVFLGRYALHPLTGERLPVWASDYVLADYGTGAVMGVPAHDQRDLEFALAMDLPVTVVVETEDEDPVASGVAAAGEGRLINSPAWDGLSKDEAIAKSIEVLGGKSLGEAEVNYRLRDWLLSRQRFWGAPIPIIHCPSCGEVPVPEDQLPVRLPSDMRGEQLSPKGKSPLAGAEDWVNVECPSCGEPATRDTDTMDTFVDSSWYYLRYIAPQDDDSVFPTEEVNRWLPVDQYVGGVEHAILHLLYSRFFTKVLYDLGLVNFTEPFSALLNQGQVLNGGKAMSKSLGNGVNLGEQLDAFGVDAVRLTMVFASPPEDDVDWADVSPSGSAKFLARAWRLAQDVDSAAGTDPAGGASGLRSLTHRTIADSEQLIEDQKFNVVVARVMELVNAARKEIDSGAGAADPAVREATEVTAQLLSLVAPYTAEDMWALLGHEPSVANSSWPSVDESLLVENTVTAVVQVKGKLRDKLDVPADISAEELEEQALALPKIQKYIEEGGGVRKVIVREPKLINVVTG
- a CDS encoding DegV family protein encodes the protein MEHAVQEWARASEEELYARRSRFPGRRPSLRRRRGRIAVVTDSSCSLPTDAEGRIRMGQVGANITSVPIPVMIETAPQDAQIYAGASAELDRDLALAVAQGTPVRTSRPSPGRLSENYHRLADQGYAGIVSIHLSGKLSGTVEAARLAAEDSRIPVSVVDSAQTGLSLGHAVLDAAMTAQLGGSQPEVVRAAAETAAASQSLFVVPNLEQLRRGGRINTLAGIVGNLLWVKPLLQIRDGEVQPLERPRTLPRALSRLTARVEEAAAEMDRPRIVVHGFGNAEQAQELAEALQEHSALPVPVVPLPPALAAHLGLGAVAVCVSPAQPVTPRQ
- a CDS encoding primosomal protein N', producing MSGAGTPDPAQQPALLDALAPPPPQKLPAGSAEHLPIAQVLIESPVPHLDRAFDYAVPIDLDEKVVPGCRVKVRFSGREMSGYVLSRRQRPETSSRLSLITKVVSALPVVSPEVQELAEKVATRGAGVTSDVLRAAVPSRVARVEKEFEDLPVPEPVPAAEEPGPRQADLALKSFGPQGWPQKILEAVRRCYETGGDAVVVLPDQRDVDRAAELLEAEFGDRVARLSAEMGPTPRYRSFLRLRYGQAQIAVGTRSAIFAPVPAPRLLIVLDDAEHTHAESRAPYHHVREVALLRTVLTGSSLLFLSTSRSLEVQRLVERGWLEDLAPSREVRREASPRMVSTADSYQQEREPASRQARLPAAAYRAAREGLQQGPVLIQVARSGFVPAVICERCRSRQQCPSCHGPLAAPPHHGQSGTLRCRWCGLHHRGHRCAECGHAGFRAGSRGADRTAQELGRAFPNTPVISSTADHPVTLVGRDPAVVVSTPGVEPVAPEGYTAALLLDGDSQLSREGLDVPRQVLDRWFRAASLVRPHRGTPEESGTVVVTADMEELTAALVRWDPVGYARRELYNRWELGLPPATRMLSLTGEQAEAEAFIRQVQLPEGVDWIGPTHMEDGRHRYLLFFGYAQAEALVGEIRRIRRTHSAQPAGRTPSQRGLRIAVDDLEALQI